In a genomic window of Sporosarcina trichiuri:
- a CDS encoding DegV family protein, with product MTQIKVVTDSTADLTQQEIEEYGIRIVPLSIHIDGEIYTDWVNLGPEEFLEKMAKAESLPKSSQPSSGTFAEIYDELGSDGSEILSIHMTGGMSGTVKSAEAAAEMTAAPVTVVDSRYISHGLAFQVIEAAKMAQQGKSMVEITASLEDIRMKTMLYVVVDKLDNLVKGGRIGKGKGIIGSLLNIKPIASLQDGVYTPIGKARSHKQVAAQLFASFKEDTAGKLVKGIGISHANGLAMAEPLKRLIEESGFTDIRFSFTSPVVSTHTGAGAIGFMYYTD from the coding sequence ATGACACAGATTAAAGTTGTGACAGATTCCACCGCAGACTTGACCCAGCAGGAAATCGAGGAATACGGGATCCGTATCGTCCCGTTATCCATCCATATTGACGGTGAAATCTACACAGACTGGGTGAACCTCGGACCTGAGGAATTTCTTGAGAAAATGGCAAAGGCCGAATCGCTCCCGAAGAGTTCCCAGCCGTCCTCCGGAACTTTTGCGGAGATCTACGACGAACTTGGCTCGGACGGCAGCGAAATCCTGTCGATCCATATGACAGGCGGCATGAGCGGTACAGTGAAGTCAGCTGAAGCCGCAGCCGAAATGACTGCAGCCCCCGTGACAGTCGTGGACTCCCGATATATATCCCATGGTCTGGCGTTCCAAGTGATCGAAGCGGCAAAGATGGCGCAGCAGGGAAAGTCGATGGTTGAAATCACTGCCAGCCTGGAGGACATCCGGATGAAGACGATGCTGTATGTCGTCGTCGATAAGCTCGACAATCTCGTGAAAGGCGGCCGGATCGGAAAAGGCAAAGGGATCATCGGCTCCTTATTGAACATCAAACCGATCGCTTCGCTGCAGGATGGTGTCTATACACCGATCGGCAAGGCGCGGAGCCATAAGCAGGTTGCTGCGCAGCTCTTCGCGTCCTTCAAAGAGGACACGGCCGGTAAACTCGTGAAAGGTATCGGGATCTCCCACGCCAACGGATTGGCGATGGCCGAACCGCTGAAACGTCTTATCGAAGAGAGCGGCTTCACGGATATCCGGTTCTCTTTCACATCGCCTGTCGTCAGCACCCACACCGGAGCCGGAGCAATCGGGTTCATGTACTACACGGACTGA